From a region of the uncultured Jannaschia sp. genome:
- a CDS encoding mandelate racemase/muconate lactonizing enzyme family protein has protein sequence MKLADLEIFVVAPPAPGWGGRYWIIPKLTTACGITGYGEVYASAVGPGAMRAVIADVFARHMEGCDPENIELMSRRVWGSGFTGRPDPTVWGGFAGLEIACWDILGKARDRPVWALLGGRLNDRLRAYTYLYPDAGMGDAFWTAPEMQAEVAAACVAEGWTALKFDPAGPYTIFGGHQPARTDIALSVAMCTAIRGAVGDRADLLFGTHGQFTAAGAIRLGRALEPYDPLWFEEPVPPDNPHAMAEVARAVRIPVAGGERLCSLSEFATLLRLAGAAICQPALGRLGGIAEGKKLAALAQGFGAQLAPHLYCGPVEFAASVALGATIPNLLMVEAIETPFHHALASGPVVEAGFVTPSDAPGLGIAFDEELARAHPYTGDRLHLEMSEAPCDYARGNAFTGGASD, from the coding sequence GTGAAGCTCGCGGATCTCGAGATCTTCGTCGTCGCCCCGCCCGCGCCGGGCTGGGGCGGGCGCTACTGGATCATCCCCAAGCTGACGACGGCCTGCGGGATCACGGGCTACGGCGAGGTCTATGCCTCCGCCGTGGGTCCGGGCGCGATGCGCGCGGTGATTGCCGACGTCTTCGCGCGGCACATGGAGGGCTGTGACCCGGAAAACATCGAGCTGATGTCCCGCCGGGTCTGGGGCTCGGGCTTCACCGGGCGACCGGACCCGACCGTCTGGGGCGGGTTCGCCGGGCTGGAGATCGCGTGCTGGGACATCCTCGGCAAGGCCCGCGACCGGCCGGTCTGGGCGCTGCTCGGGGGCAGGCTGAACGACCGGCTGCGGGCCTACACCTATCTCTACCCGGATGCGGGCATGGGTGACGCCTTCTGGACCGCCCCCGAGATGCAGGCCGAGGTCGCGGCGGCCTGCGTCGCCGAAGGCTGGACCGCGCTCAAGTTCGATCCCGCGGGGCCCTACACGATCTTCGGGGGGCACCAGCCGGCGCGCACGGATATCGCGCTGTCGGTGGCGATGTGCACTGCGATCCGGGGGGCGGTCGGCGACCGGGCGGACCTCTTGTTCGGCACCCACGGCCAATTCACGGCCGCGGGTGCGATCCGGCTGGGCCGCGCGCTCGAACCCTACGATCCGCTGTGGTTCGAGGAGCCGGTGCCGCCGGACAATCCCCATGCCATGGCCGAGGTGGCGCGCGCCGTGCGCATCCCCGTGGCCGGGGGCGAGCGGCTGTGTAGCCTGTCGGAATTCGCGACGCTCCTGCGGCTGGCCGGCGCGGCGATCTGCCAGCCCGCGCTGGGGCGGCTGGGCGGGATCGCCGAGGGAAAGAAGCTGGCGGCGTTGGCGCAGGGCTTCGGCGCGCAGCTGGCACCGCATCTCTACTGCGGACCGGTCGAGTTCGCGGCCTCGGTGGCGCTGGGCGCGACGATTCCGAACCTCCTGATGGTCGAGGCGATCGAGACCCCGTTCCATCACGCGCTGGCCTCGGGTCCGGTGGTCGAGGCGGGGTTCGTCACGCCCTCGGACGCGCCGGGCCTCGGGATCGCGTTCGACGAGGAGCTGGCCCGGGCGCATCCCTATACGGGCGACCGGCTGCATCTGGAGATGTCGGAGGCGCCCTGCGACTACGCGCGGGGCAACGCGTTCACGGGCGGGGCGAGCGACTAG